The Amblyomma americanum isolate KBUSLIRL-KWMA chromosome 2, ASM5285725v1, whole genome shotgun sequence genome contains the following window.
TGACCTTGGTTTCTTGATTGATTTCTATGTCTCATTTTCTTCCGCAGAAACGGccccgaacgatagaagaacaaGGCTTCTCAAGAAAATGACGAACATGTGACAACCGTATTTGACTGCGGCCATGATACAGCCAACAATCTGTTGCTATTAAGCGTGCTTTCTGACCGTAAGGCTAAAAATAAAGCCATCGGAACAAAATTACCCACCCGTGTACATGTCTGCTTCCCTTTTCGTTCCCTCTTGTTCTCAGCTTCACTATGGAGGATGTTGTCTTATTCCGCTCTTGTTTTCGGCTTCACTATGGAGGATGTTGTCTtattccgcttttttttttaagtaaccAGACCAGGTCCCGGAGAAAATCACTGTCTAAATATTAATAACGAACAGCAACCTTTCGTTAGTAAGCTAAATGCATCATTATATAAAGCTTATCAGGGACACTCAACGGGACAACCGATAACGGCATAATATTGCAGCCAGAACTTTTACGAAGCTTTTAGCTTTAAGCTTCgtgtatatacatacatacatacatatacatatacatatacatatacatatacatacatacaagttttattctccacaaagaagtggaaggaggcggagggaaaagcttCAACAAGCTTTCATCTGTGTGGCGAAATTTTTTCCTCGTACATACGATGACAGTTGCAGTAGCTAATTGACGATGCTGAACCATTACTGAAGGGCTCTTCTTTATAACGCTTTCCTTTTCTCGCTTTTTGTGCAGTTTTCGTTGTGTAGCGTGCCCAGTTTGCTAAGTAGTCTAACTCTGTTCTTATAGCAGCTCGCGATCGCACCGAGCAACGGGCTATCAACACTTGAATGTAGGAAAGAGTTCACTACAAAACCAGCAGAGCCCAGTGTATAACGCTGGCTAAATGACCCTAAAAAAAGTTCGGCGAATTGATCATGGTGTCAAGTTCTTAACATGCGGTTGTAAGAGTACGCGCTGCAGCACTTCCTCCGTAGCACACGACAAACGCAAAAACTTCGTATCATGCGAGTTAATGGCGGTCAAGGCAAGCATTGCTTCGACGGCGACAGCTGCAGGGAAAACGGCTGATACCAGGAACCGGAGTTTCTCGTTTACTTTACAAAACTCCGATACAGAAAGAGCAAAATCCTTTGCGGATAACACCCTGAGCTGAGGAAATACTTGGGAGCTGTATGCGATTTGTGTAGGACCTGCCGCTAACACAAACAACTTTCCTCCGGGTTCTCAGCTTTGCTAATGTTTTGATGCCAAAAGAAAAAGTTACTTCAGTATTCAGATGTGTCACGTGTTAtccttcattttattttccatGCATCAAAATATCTCCCCTGCCGTCATTGTGCTTCGAAACGGCCTATCGTTACTGTGCGGCTACTTCACTTCCGGTTTATTTTTTCTCATATCTCAGCCGCCTGATATCATATTACTCTCCGCCTGTAGTGCTAGTTTCTCCGAACATCTGCATGCGCAGGTAACACAAAAACTCACTCGGCTGAGCATCACAGCAGAATGTGTGGGCAAATGGCTTTCCTGCCCTTCGGTCACGTAGTTAACTGCTCATATGGTCTCCGAAAGGATCCCTTTTGTCCCACGAACCTGCAAGAACATGGTCCAGAAGTTAGCTGATGCAGTATAtgttcgttttatttattttctcattttttaaaTGACTGTTTATTGGCcagaatatatgcaaaagatTATAAGTGCACACACGAGGGTCCCATAGTCAAAGACAGTGCCGAGACCCTCGATAGGTCTGTAGTACAAGAAATAATTACAACAAAGTCAGTGGATAATTATAGAATATAGAAAATAACAAATCAATCGTTCACCAAAAAAAACCTGTCTATAACCAGAATAACGCTAGCATTATTCataaaaacagaacaaaacatTAGCATTCCAATAAAAATAACTTGAGCTTAGTCTTGAATGCAGGCAaggaaattgattttttttagaGTGGGCCGCAATGTATTCCAAAATGAAATTCTTTGAAAAGACGACGTCGTTTTACTATAATTGGTATGGACTTTGCGGagaagaaaattgttttttggtgcAAATCTGGTAGGGTTGTAATTTATCAGCAGGGTGGGGTCTACACACTGAAAATGCAGGGTGCCATGTAGTAACCTAAACAACATGATTCCAATGAGATACTGGAAAAGCTTGTGTACTGGTAAAATGTTGTGCTCATGCAATAAAGAATGAGCATTAGTAGAGAAAGGTCTATGGGTAATAATGCGGGTGGCCTGGTTTTGTAAATGTTGCAGAGAGGATAAATGGCAATGATAAGTATTTCCCTATGCAATAATCCCATAAGTGATGTGATTATGTATGAAGGCATAATACAAGATAGGAGTAGGTTGCATGGAAATAATGAACGCGCCTTAATTAAAGCTCTGATGCCAAACATAGATCTTGTTTTTGATGAGCAATATGAACAGAAAATTAAACAGCTGAATCAAGAATAACGCCAAGAAATATTAAGAAACAACAACAGTTGCCTATGCGCATTAAAAATATCAATGACACAACCGCTGAGTAATCATGAAATGTCCTGCAAAGATTAAGAAGAGCTTTAATGTCAACATTTATGCAAtttcaaaatgaccgccacttaaAAAAATTATCACTCATAACCACACACTCAGCCGCCATCGATCACTAGATTTAGCTCTTCACTGCCTGGCAGCCTGGGCCTAGCTTTTTTGCGTGTGTTATGATGTTTACATAGCAGTTTAATCCGTGCTGCGCTGCCTACACTTAGGTTATGCAATTCCCGGCGCTACGTTTGCAAAGAATCGTTCGCCTAGCCGACATTAAGTTTGCTGAAGTGTACGGAACGACACAGACACTTATCCAAGCCGGAATTATTTGTTTGCTGATCATATAGTTTGTAAAAGGAGACCGTGTTGCTTGCCCTCAGCGTGGCATAAGTGCCTTGCACGAGTGTGCGTCACAAAGACTCAAGATAAACTAGTGCATATCGAGACACCTAATGAACCCAGGTAAAGGCAGAGCAGAGCCCAAAGCAATCTTCTGAAGGACATACGCAACTTCAAGGGGAGCGAACGCGAGCACATTGCAGAGCCTAAAAGGTGATACATACAGTAGGAGGGTGTCGGTCTGGACATGGAACACTACACGGGCACACAGAATGAGCAAATGGTCAAGGAGATCACAGCCTGGGACGTACGTACCGCACTCTTCGACTTGAAGAATGATACTTGCTTTGGGGGAGATCGGGTGACCACTAAAATGGTGAAGTAAACCGCACAAATATCTAAACGGGGACCAAGGGGTCACCCTAAGAAAATTTCAATCCAATACTTATATAAATACCGCCAAATTCAGCTGAATGTTTCCAGATTCATACGATCCGCATTGtgccttctgcggtgaagtgaTTAATTTTTACCACGTGGTATGTGCATGCGACAAGAATCCAGGTATTCCAAGAATCAGCACCCGAACAACTAAGGATTGGGATGCGCCGCTGcccagctcacattcggaagaCCAGCCATGGCTGGTGAGCAGGGCAAAAGCGGCGGCCAAGCCGATGAGCTCCgagaatgagggcccacccatgTGCGATTTCCTCTGTGcattaaaattttttctctctctccaagTGCACAACCTTAAACTAACTGAACTTTATcattaatctttttttatttttcattttgctcCTGGTCGTCCACTTTTAGCGTCTTGCACCGTTATTGGTGTTTTCACATTCATATCCATTATGCGTTTCTTTTATGAATGCCACAAGACTCAAGCATTTGAGACGTGTTTCTGCCTAGGGGTTCAATCTCTCTCGCTCTCGTAATCATTATATACAGTGACGCGCAGCCAATGCCTCAATATAAACTTGGGGATTCACAAAGATGGAGACGTGACAGAGAACAGAGGGTGAAACAAATTTCGGTACTTTAATGTTCAGACTCTCGCGCATTGTAACCCTTCCAGACTCAAGTATGCGACTGAAACTACGATGTCATAACTAGCCTTTTTAATCGCACCTTCTTAATAATACGGTCCCTTCTAATTTCTGTACagtcccccccccctcttcacaGTATAAAATATCTTCAAAAGAGGGCCTACAAGTTTGTGCTGAATAAAATAAATGCAATAAATCCTAGAGGAGATAAATGCCTGCCGTCAAAAAGCATGACCTGTGGCTGCAATGCAATTTTAATTGCGAACAAAAGCAGGTTCCAGCCTTCGCTTACTATACATGGACCGGGGGAAACCTCGTAAAATAAATACACTCTCTGTCACTTCTCAGTAAGGAAACCTCGGTTTATTTTGGGGAAATATACTATGAAAAATGCGCACCTCTTggaacgcacaaaaaaaaacacatttttcgCTTACTCACATGCAGACTCTCAAAATAACACATAGCATCGGCGAAAGGTTAGTAAACAACCTCAcggatactaaaaaaaaaaaaccttcagtaTGGCACGCGTCGAAAAAGTGTGTCGACATCGACCCCCGCAGAAACTGAAAGCAGAAAGATATGGCAGTAAGATAGGCGAGGACGCGCAGGTTCCGCCGACCAATGACCAGACAAGGGCCAGATAACATCTGAAAGTTCAAGGCAACAAATAGAGTGACCTCCTGTCCTGCTAAAAAAGGAAGGAATAATCTCGTGGGCGAGGGCTTTGCTACCTTGAGAGACTCCATGCATGTTACCTGTTTAGGATTTAAGTTTCTACTTGCTAAGTACTTTTACTTCTTAGGGTATTATTCGTATTCCTGAGAATGCGACACACGCTGAATGAGGGAGAGAGGCCGACTATACGCTCATATCGGGGCGAAAGATTTAAAGCATGAGCGTCTATTGGCCACCAAAGGTTTTCAAGGTGCtcgataaaaaaaaaggcaacgcaTGAAAGCAGCAAAGTCATATCTTGTGAAACACGACCGGCAACACAACTTAGCTCCGCCTTTCCATAGCATGTGGCGCCCAGCAACTGTCACTGagtgaactgcgcgaaaaactgagaaaaaaaaattagtttccaTCTCGCCTGTCCGCGTGTATAAAAGGAGACCGAACACCACTGCCCAGCCATCGTTTCTTCGAGCACCTACAAGCTTCGAAAAACTAATTCAGCCATGATCGCCGTAAGTACGACCACTGTGCTTCATTCTCGTCGACCTAAAATGCAAAACTTATGTACATAAGATCGTCATAGAATATTCTCGGGCATTTATGACGCGTTAATGCTTAGTGCTTAAAACGGTTTTCGCTTCATGAAACCGCTCGTATCTCTTGCGGTGCCCCCCAAAATAACCTATCTTGCAAGCCACAGGTACATGTCGCCGCTAAAATAACTTCCAGGCTTTCAACAAACCGGTTGGCTTGCATAAAGGCTACTGAAAGCCCTCCATTACAAGCACGGAATATATATAATGTATGTCTGAGTGTCACACATATTAAACAGTATTTCATGAGCAAATAAATTACACCTGAGCAACTCATTGTAATGCACCTGCACAACTACGTTTTAGTGCTTCGTTTTTATTTCTACGCTGTAGGCTGTGACAGGGCCCTCGTCAGGCAGAGCATTTTGCCCTGTCATCCTTGATCGTTTGTGTCTGAAAGAATGTTACAAATACATGAATATAATAAAATTTTAATATTCTCTATATATTCCCACTGCTTACCGCATCTTCAAGTCCCTCTCAACGTGTTTAATGTTATTAGGTTCAATTGACTGCTTTAGTTTTGTGCCTCATTTGTTATGAGTATTCTGTGCccgctgtaaaagcatgttcgCCATTAAATAAATTTGGGACATAAAATATCAATAAATTACATTAAATCAGTAACCATTTAGTTTGTGATTGTACTCTTTTCGCCTACCGATTCCTGGTTATTGCTACCCATCGATTGATCTAAAGACGTTCTTGAACGCCATCCGCGCAGGTCCTCTGCCTGTTCGCTCTGCTGGGCAACGCCCTCGCCGTGTACGTTCCCACGTACGGCGTTCCGGTGGCCGGCTACCCCACCGTGCACAGTGTCTCGACGGTGCACGCCACCCCTGTCGCCACCGCTGTCCACCACGTGGTGCCTGTGAAGCCCACCGTGCACAACGTGGCCACCCCGTTCGGCTACCGCACCACGGGCGTCAGCTACAGCCACCGGGTCGACGCGCACCCTGTGCGCGTCCGCTACGTGTACGGCCTCAGCCCGTACGGCCTCAACTACGGCTACGGATTGGGCGCTTTCGGATACCCCATCCTGAAGAAGTGGTAAGACTCGAGAAATCGTAGCAATTTCTCCTGGATTCCAGAGATCCATGTTTCACAAATCAGCAGAAATCAGTCAGGAAACAGGCAAGCATATGTAGCTTCCTTTCATCGATTATAGAGAGCTTCTGTAGTACCGGGTGTCCTCAGGAAGTACTACCCATAGTAATGACCAACAGTAAGTGTGCCCCAAGTTCACGACCTTGACACCTCGAGATTCAGGGTCATGTAAGCTCATTACATCAATGTGGTCTTTTCCATACCAACAATGTACTCCTTGCAGGGGTCCATGCGATGCACATATGGTTTCCTTGAGGTAATTGAGATAGAGTCACGCTTCAAAGTCTACTCAGGAGACAACCGTCTTTTGCCGAGGCTACCATGATCGAGGGGTAGAGCTGAGCTCTCTGATAAAGCTCATATAACGCTATGTCTTAAAATTCGATTTGTATTGAATGCGGTGACTGCATATCATTGCAAACTTGATCAGGTTAGTGAACCCAGGTTAGATTTTTATAATATAATTGGGTACCACTGATGGCAAAGAGCAATGCTGAAGGTTTCTCGCAGTAATCAAGGAACCTAAATATCATCACCCTTCCACCTGCTCAAGTCATTTTAGTTTCTATAGGTAGGCGTATATTTCTGGGGGGGTGTCACTAAGTAGAGGGTTTTTTTCACCATGCAGGCTATATAACAATATTTCTGATAATCTACGAAACGTGAACTGGCGCTACGCACTCGATCAGATATTATAGCATGCTCTGCACGCTCCATTATTTTCAGTAAGTATAGTAGTGACGAATTCAGAGAGCGGCCCTAATAAAAAAGGATTTGGCTTCCCGGTGAAACCAGGAGTTTTCATTTGTCTCCAAAGATTCTGTCAGCATATTTTCACATAAGCATGGGTGTAACCTTACTGCACTGATCGTTGCCCCCGAGCCTCATTGACGTAAAGGTCAGCTCGTGTGCCAACGTAAAGGCATAAATgaaagcaaaatttttcagtAGTGCAGTTATGTTCAGAATTTA
Protein-coding sequences here:
- the LOC144119781 gene encoding uncharacterized protein LOC144119781, which codes for MIAVLCLFALLGNALAVYVPTYGVPVAGYPTVHSVSTVHATPVATAVHHVVPVKPTVHNVATPFGYRTTGVSYSHRVDAHPVRVRYVYGLSPYGLNYGYGLGAFGYPILKKW